A single window of Flavipsychrobacter sp. DNA harbors:
- a CDS encoding MFS transporter, which produces MKATAQANTKKIHRSWAMYDWANSAYNLVITSTIFPIYYAAVTSVKENDVIINDKVDFFGISFTNTALFDYAAAAAYLVIALISPILSSIADYKGNKKQFMQFFAYLGAAACAGLYFFDGSTLELGIILFAVAAIGYCGSLVFYNAFLPEIAVEEDRDRLSAKGFAYGYIGSVLLQIICFVFVMKPELFGITDATFPPRLSFLLVGVWWFVFAQVSLRGLPKGQPLEQHPEHNVLTNGFHELKKVWQKIKTMPILKTYLGAFFMYSMGVQTVMLAATIFGSKELQLETSQLITTILIIQLVAIAGAYLMAKLSDRFGNLRVLLGVVFIWIGICVFAYFVQTAMQFYIIATLVGLVMGGIQSLSRSTYAKLMPETKDTASFFSFYDVTEKLAIVIGMFSFGYIEELTGSMRNSIVALFSFFAIGAVLLYIAYKRAKRDHLQTSVT; this is translated from the coding sequence ATGAAGGCAACGGCACAAGCGAATACTAAAAAGATACACCGTAGTTGGGCCATGTACGATTGGGCCAATTCTGCGTACAACTTGGTTATTACCTCTACCATCTTCCCCATATATTATGCCGCAGTAACATCTGTGAAGGAGAACGATGTAATTATCAACGATAAGGTTGATTTTTTTGGTATCAGTTTTACCAATACAGCCTTGTTTGATTATGCCGCAGCGGCTGCTTATTTGGTCATCGCACTCATCTCCCCTATACTATCTTCTATTGCCGACTATAAAGGCAATAAAAAACAGTTCATGCAGTTCTTTGCCTACTTAGGAGCAGCTGCATGCGCAGGGCTATATTTCTTTGATGGCAGCACTTTAGAACTTGGCATTATACTCTTTGCTGTAGCAGCCATTGGCTATTGTGGCAGCTTGGTATTCTACAATGCCTTTCTACCAGAGATTGCCGTGGAGGAAGATAGAGACCGACTGAGTGCTAAAGGATTTGCATACGGATACATAGGTAGTGTACTACTACAGATCATATGCTTTGTATTTGTGATGAAGCCAGAGCTATTTGGTATTACTGACGCAACCTTCCCTCCAAGACTATCCTTTTTACTGGTAGGTGTTTGGTGGTTTGTTTTTGCACAAGTATCGTTAAGGGGTTTACCAAAAGGGCAACCGTTGGAGCAGCATCCTGAACATAATGTGTTGACCAATGGCTTCCATGAGCTAAAGAAGGTATGGCAAAAGATAAAGACCATGCCTATACTCAAAACCTATTTAGGTGCATTCTTCATGTATAGTATGGGCGTGCAGACCGTTATGTTGGCAGCCACCATCTTTGGCAGTAAAGAGCTACAACTAGAAACCAGTCAACTCATCACTACCATACTTATCATACAACTGGTAGCCATTGCAGGAGCATACCTTATGGCAAAGCTGTCCGACCGTTTTGGCAACCTAAGAGTATTACTTGGTGTGGTGTTTATATGGATAGGCATATGTGTGTTTGCTTACTTTGTGCAAACAGCCATGCAATTTTATATCATAGCAACACTTGTAGGTTTGGTTATGGGAGGCATACAATCACTTAGTCGTTCTACTTACGCTAAACTCATGCCCGAAACCAAAGACACAGCCTCTTTCTTTAGCTTCTACGATGTAACTGAGAAACTAGCTATTGTAATAGGAATGTTCTCCTTTGGCTATATAGAAGAGCTAACGGGTAGCATGCGCAACTCTATAGTAGCCCTATTTAGTTTCTTCGCCATAGGCGCTGTACTTTTGTATATAGCCTACAAGAGAGCTAAAAGAGATCATTTACAAACATCAGTAACATAA
- the crcB gene encoding fluoride efflux transporter CrcB — protein sequence MIRAFLLVGLGGFFGSIARYGISHIINKYITNPFPYATFIVNILGCFLIGLLFGLGQRSSWMEDQGWLILATGFCGAFTTFSTFALENNALINEQRTITSILYIATSVAIGLLLCRWGMNLMK from the coding sequence ATGATACGCGCATTTTTGCTAGTTGGTCTTGGAGGATTCTTTGGTAGTATAGCCAGATATGGCATTAGTCATATTATCAATAAGTATATTACTAACCCTTTTCCCTATGCCACCTTTATAGTAAACATTCTGGGGTGTTTCCTAATAGGATTACTATTTGGGCTGGGGCAGCGTAGCAGTTGGATGGAAGATCAAGGCTGGTTGATACTGGCTACAGGATTTTGTGGAGCATTTACCACTTTTTCCACTTTTGCGTTAGAAAACAATGCGCTTATCAATGAGCAAAGAACGATAACATCTATTCTATATATTGCCACTAGTGTGGCTATTGGGCTTTTACTATGCCGTTGGGGCATGAATTTAATGAAATAA
- a CDS encoding MBL fold metallo-hydrolase, translating into MNIYTVNAGYFKLDGGAMHGVVPKVMWQKVNPADDDNLCTWAMRCLLIEHGDRKILVDNGMGTKQDEKFFSHFHPHGEDTIERSIAKHGYKPEDITDVFLTHLHFDHCGGSVKREGDKLIPAFPNATYYTNKAHWDWAITPNAREKASFLKENIVPLEEAGVLKYIDTTDGAEWIEGIRIRYCNGHTEQMMLLEMDYKGRTLLFCADLLPSVAHISLPWVMGYDMRPLDTLAEKEKMLTLAVENDWVLVFEHDPKNECATVHRDEKGRIRLKETFDLSSL; encoded by the coding sequence ATGAATATATATACGGTCAACGCAGGATATTTTAAACTAGATGGTGGTGCAATGCATGGTGTTGTGCCTAAGGTAATGTGGCAAAAAGTAAACCCTGCCGATGATGATAATCTATGTACATGGGCTATGCGCTGCCTGCTTATAGAGCATGGCGATAGAAAGATATTGGTAGATAATGGCATGGGGACCAAGCAAGATGAAAAATTCTTTAGTCACTTCCACCCCCATGGTGAGGATACAATTGAAAGGTCTATTGCTAAGCACGGCTATAAACCAGAAGATATTACCGATGTATTCCTAACTCATCTACACTTCGACCATTGTGGCGGTTCAGTAAAACGTGAAGGTGACAAACTAATACCTGCATTTCCTAATGCAACATATTATACCAACAAAGCACATTGGGACTGGGCCATTACCCCAAACGCTCGTGAGAAAGCTAGCTTTCTAAAAGAAAACATTGTACCACTTGAAGAAGCAGGCGTATTGAAATATATAGATACTACAGATGGTGCCGAATGGATAGAAGGTATCCGCATCCGCTATTGCAATGGACATACTGAGCAGATGATGCTTTTAGAGATGGACTACAAAGGCAGAACACTACTTTTCTGTGCCGACCTACTACCTAGTGTAGCACATATATCACTCCCATGGGTAATGGGCTATGATATGCGTCCGCTAGATACACTGGCAGAAAAAGAAAAAATGCTGACACTTGCTGTTGAGAACGATTGGGTATTGGTATTCGAGCACGACCCTAAAAATGAATGTGCTACCGTACACCGCGATGAAAAAGGCAGAATACGCCTGAAAGAAACTTTTGACTTGAGTAGCTTATAA
- a CDS encoding cupin domain-containing protein produces the protein MLKNVNNSPHYTWGDNCDGWHLLDSSELSVIQERMPPGTEEVLHYHKKAQQLFYVLSGKATFYIEEEQIVAEQGDSIYIKPNIKHCIKNDTVDKDLNFLVISQPKSHGDRVVL, from the coding sequence ATGCTTAAAAATGTAAATAATTCACCTCATTATACTTGGGGTGATAATTGTGATGGCTGGCATTTGCTAGACTCTAGTGAATTAAGCGTTATTCAGGAACGCATGCCTCCTGGTACGGAAGAAGTACTGCACTATCACAAGAAGGCACAACAGCTTTTTTACGTTTTATCAGGTAAGGCTACTTTTTATATAGAAGAGGAACAAATAGTAGCAGAACAGGGAGATAGTATCTATATCAAGCCCAATATAAAACATTGTATCAAGAACGACACTGTTGATAAAGACCTAAACTTTTTGGTTATATCGCAACCTAAATCGCATGGAGATAGGGTTGTGTTATAA